ATTAATGTGTAGGTATATTCCAGCATTCACACATGATCTTCAGATGCTGAATAAAAAATCTAGGTTTTGAACAATTAGGTattgtaaattaaatttttttaattgaaaatgtacatgcacatttgtgtattttgtcaAGCTGATATTTAAATAATTAGAACATATTTTCTGCAACCTTTTTTTTGGAACAATATTTGCAAAGACAAAACTTTACtcgtttatttatgtattactaTAATTTAATTCTTATTTCTGGTTAACGTTTGAAAATTAAGAAAGGTTCctatttgagtttttttttttttttttttttttttacatgggtttttaaagaagaaaaaaagcaaggCGCGCTTTTTTTCAGTACTCTCGCGAGTTTTCTTCGTCAATACGGAAGTCTTCTTTATATTTACCCGGGAAATATTCACTGGcgttcaaacaacacaacagagTTGTCTGTGTAAAATCGTCTACTCGAATGTCCACAAAAATGCCCGCAACTtcagaaatacacacagcaaACGGTTGTAAAATGGAGGAGCAGAAGCAGCCCGCGGCGACGGCGGAAGAAAAGAAGAACTTCGGGGTTTTCTGTGATGAACGCGGGTATCTGGATCAGATCGAGTACATCATGCAGCACGGCCGCAGGAAGGGAGACCGAACCGGGACAGGAGTCATCTCGGTGTTCGGTGCTCAGGCCAGATACAGTCTGCGAGGTCTGTAAGGTTccactttgtttgtttggtaATTATCTATTTACTGCAAATGTTGAGGATGCTGGTaaacagtggtggaggaagtaacGTTATACAGGTCCTTCCTTTACTGAAGTAACGTTAAAAGTATTACTACTATACTATGTAATAAAAAGACAATACTCCTACATAacagtcctgcattcaaaattcaAAAGTATCTGCAAAATAAActcaagtatcaaaagtaaattaTGCAGAACGGCCCTCAGAGTGTCCTATAACgttataaataataatcatgAGATGTATAAAATATTTGGTAGTTTAATTAATCAACAGTGCATCCTTTTTTTATGAAGTAAGTAACCACGTTTTGTTTGTTAAATCTCaatttgcaaagtaactaaTAAATAAAGGTGTCAAACGTAGTAGAGTAAGAAATTCAATAGTTCTCCATTTTAGTGGAGTAACAGTTTAAAATAGCATGAAATTAaagtactcaagtaaagtaaacGTTATTCAGTATATGAGTTTAAATCTACAGTACATGAACTCTGCTGAAATTAGTTTATCACAGATCTATTGCTACAGGAAGGCCAGATACATGAATATTCGTGATCGTTCAGAAAACAGTGTCAGCAGTACATGGTTTGTCCACCAGGGAGCACTGACAGGTTTATTTGTAATCCATTTCCCATACATGGCTTAGTCATAGTTTTTTAATAATCATGTTTGTTTATATCGTAATATGAAATAACCTGTTCCTGTTTACTTGTAGATCAGTTTCCCCTGCTGACAACCAAGAGAGTATTTTGGAAAGGGATCCTTGAAGAACTGCTGTGGTTTATTAAGGtgaggaggggtgtgtgtgtgaaatatttTTCCTCTAGTGGTATAAAGGCATGCACAATAAATTGTTATAAAATTGCGATCTCGATTcacgatttaatttttaaatgactttctTCCATTcatttattgaaagcatttgacattaacatgttttaatgatgTAAAGACatgatagagcctgtatcagggccatatttagttcaatgtgttatgtcagtatttttggtagcctactgtacttaaatggccagtatgtactttattttctttattcattgaagcctctatatCTATAGGCTTGTGGGGttgcgcaatgtgctataggtgccacaaaaaaaaaaatctgtttcgtactgcagttttgttttgtcatggtttgtgtgtgcaataaacattacactttgtgagaaaaaaatcgtGGCAAAGAATCGTGAGATCACTtctaagcttaaaaaaaaatcgtgattcatatttttccacGAATTGTGCAGGCCTAGTATAAAGCCATGCAGATAGTTATGGGTTTGATGGCTTCTAtccttgaaaataaataaaaataaataaatgcatttggAAAAAGGACTACCATGGCTTTCTCGATTACATCAGATGCAGACACCTCAGATTAAAATCCACCAGAAAAATATCTACATCATGGCTACATGCCTGAAAAGATGGCTcagaaaatatttctttttcaatttgttttagtttttttttctttaggttCACATTTAGGATTTGTGTCAAAAACACTGAATTGCACTCTAATATTTCTTTTACTGAGGCCACAGGGATCAACAAATGCCAAGGAGCTCTCAGAGAAAGGGGTAAAGATTTGGGAAGCCAATGGGTCCCGGAACTTCCTGGACAACCTTGggttcacagagagagaggaaggcgACCTGGGGCCTGTGTATGGTTTCCAGTGGAGACACTTTGGTGCAGagtacacaaacatgcatgcagGTACAGTTACAGTACAGCTGCACCCAGTTTAATGTGCAGTGACAAAGGCTTTTTTGGTTTATCGGTTGCTACACTGATTAAGTGTGTAGCATCTACTCAAGTTCATATTTACAAATCACATATTCCCCTTTTTGAAGGCTAAAAcacatcttgtttttttaattttgtttttaaatcaagtCACCACAAATGGACTTGTTTTAAGTAGAATTTGAAGTAACCAAATGTGGATTTGGTTTGAATGATCATCGTAATTTGGAGATGCTGCTGGCTGAGGCACCATCCAGGCAATTATTCACACAAATTATTAATGGACATTTTAATTGGGTATCTTTTGTAAAGACTTTGCAACTGGTTGTGGGATCTACATTGGGAACTGCAGTTAGGCTTCTATTTCTAAAAGCAGGATCATCTCTGACAAAAATATAAGATTTATGCACAATAGAAACATAGCTATATTtctgtctgtacagtaaatatgaagctgcagacagttagcttagcataaagactggaagggGGGGGGTAAGCATGATTCTCTAAATGTAGaactatttctttttaaatagatCATATTTGGTAGGCATATTGCACAATAGTGGCTACACATACATAACCGTAGTACTGTGCCTCAGATCTTAAAAGGATAATTTTTATAAATTTCTTCAACAGATTACACGGGACAAGGTGTTGACCAGCTGCAGAAGGTCATTGATACTATCAATAAGAATCCAGAGGACAGACGGATCATCATGTGTGCGTGGAACCCCAAAGGTGCGGCATGTACACATTTTAAACTTCTTGAGAATGAATCCTAAACTGCTCTAAAGCTCTAGTTACACCTGATTGTAGTGATGTTGtatcattttaaatttgttgCAGACCTACCCCTCATGGCTCTGCCCCCCTGCCACGCCCTGTGTCAGTTCTACGTGTGTGATGGCGAGCTGTCGTGTCAGCTGTACCAGCGTTCAGGTGATATGGGTCTGGGGGTGCCTTTCAATATTGCCAGCTATGCACTTCTTACCTACATGATTGCACACATCACAGGACTCAAGGTAAGAGCACTGTGCTTTTGTCACAACTAATTTTTAGCGTATTGTCATGCTCACCTCACCGGtcgtgtttttttccccactctGTCCCTCCAGCCCGGTGACTTTGTTCACACTCTGGGAGACGCTCACATCTACGTCAACCACATCGAACCTCTCAAAGTACAGGTGGGTTAGTTAAAGACTGCTTTCTGTCCCCCCCCCCGCTCTCCACGTGATTTCAAACTTACACATCCGTCTAAATTCGCAGCTTCAGAGGGAGATCCGCCCCTTCCCCAAGCTGAagatcctgagaaaagtggagaGCATCAATGATTTCCGTGCAGAGGACTTTGAGATCTGCGACTACAACCCTCATCCAACCATTAAGATGCAGATGGCTGTctaagtgtgtgtaagtgtgtgtgtgtgtgtgtgtgtgtgtgtgtgtgtgtgtgtgtgtgcgcgtttgtTTAACTGTGTCATGTTCAGTTTATCCAAAACAAAAAGGTTAAGAGTTAATTCTTTTCTGATTTTGGtgaaattatgcttttaaaccaCAAAGTTATTGCAGGAAAGTGTTTTCTCCTATTACTGAAAGTATACAAATGCCAGTTAGATAAGTTTAATTTGTAAATAAAGAATTTACATTTGTGTCAGCTTGTAGATGATTGTTATTGACCCAACATGAGTCTAGCAGTAAAACACCCTTAATATTACAGAAGTCTAGAATTTAAAAGTGTCTGCTACACTTCTACTCTTGCAGTTTATAAGTGCAATCCATTTTCACCccacttaacccttgtgttgatttagggtcaaattgacccgttttcaatttttgttttatatcagaagaaaagaaaaattttacaaatttaaaacgttggaaaaagcaaaaacaaactgaaaaaaggcgtcaaacatcgaaaaaaggttgacgggaagaccaCACAAAAGGTtaacccagaaaaaaaaaaaagccttgggTTAAATGTTTGACATAAAGTCCTCATTTGTTTATGATCAGCTTCCATACATCTCCGTCAGGGTACTGGTGTCTCTGCACTGTTGATTCCAGCATCTCACAAGAGTAGCCCGGCTCCTGAGAACAATAAGCACagtgtacatttactcaagtaatgtactatagtacttgtacttgagtatttttcattttttgctACTTTTGACTTCTGCATATAAATAGTACTTGTTAACGTacatacatccatccatccatccatcaatagCCCGGGCTTCTATTTACCCAAATCGCCGAAATGCACCGGCTTGTATTTGAGACAGGCCTTTAATTAATAGGAGGTTACcacattatattaatatttttaaattcgTATTATTCgtatttaattaatatttataattaatTCGTTACGCAGTAAATCTCTCCTCCTGCATACACTTCTTTTGCCTTGGCCCTGATCATTTTACGTGAGACTCTGAGATGCTTTGCCCGCATGCTGTGGATCCACTCACACACGCTCACCTCCAGCTCTTCACTgaccttcctcctccctccaccTCGCAGTCTGGCCCTTTTGTCGTCTTCCTCGGACAGACCTTGCAGTTCTGCTTTATGTTTACGCCATTCTCGCACTCTCTTAGGATCAATCGAGAAATGTCTTGCCGCTGCTTTTCCCGAATTTTGTTCGGCAAATTTGACAACTGTCggcttaaatgtcaaatcatactttttttctttttgtctccatGGTGGTATTGAGAGAATTAAGAAAAGCTGAAGACCAAAAGAAAGTTCGTTAACCTGTTTGTTATGTTGCCATAATGAGTCGTTTATGAACGGTTGCGTCTGTCAcgtgaaatcaaatcaaaacttAGAACAAACAATCCGACGGGTTTTAAAAGATCAAATACAACCcgacacgaaaaaaaaaaaaaaaagcaggccTCTATTTGAGACCGGCCTTTATTTACCCAAATCTGTTGTCACACCAGGCGTTTAAAAGAGACAGGCGTCTATTTGGGACTCGgctattatttgaagttttacggtatatacatctatatatagatagatagatagatagatagatagatagatagatactttgcagattttgattaatataaaataaattatgatgtaCTGTCAGTTGAGGTAAGACTTTGATTCcttggtgaaattcacaagctacctgacAGTAAACACGCCCGCACGCATGAATACAGGACTGCAGAAGTTAATTTTATAAGATAGCTGGCTTATGTCCTTATCTTACCTTGGGAGGCATGTAGTGGGCGTCCTGAATTACCACAGGACTGGTGAAGTGTTCATGTAGGTGATCAACATATTCACACATTCTGAAAGAAAAAGTGATGCCAATATCATTTGCTCATCAGTTACAGTGAGGAGCTCTTAACtggtgacaaaaacaaatcttgCTCTTACCGGTCGCTGAGACTTCCAGACACCCCGATGTAGTCGAACAGAATCAGATGCTGGACGAGCTCACAGAGACCGACTCCTCCAGCATGAGGACAAACGGGCACTAAAAGAAGAGCCATCGTAGTGTGTGTCTGAAACCAGACTGAACTGAATACATCATTTAGAAACACTATTAGTTTAATAGCGAAAATTTAGTTTTTCATTTGACCTCCAATCAGTTGGTACAATAAGTTACACATTTTGATTGGTCCATTAACCTTTTACTCCCTTTTGTTGCTTTCAAGGCTCCAAAAAAAGATTTAGCTTTATATTATTGCTTTTAAGGCTTCATATATGACTTGTGTGATTGTTTTCATGTCTTGAGTTTTACCCTGGAACTTGTGGGCCATCAGAAGCACAGCCAGGTTCTCATTGACACTGCCCAGCCGACAGCTGTCTATCTGGACAAACTGCAGAGCCGAGGCCTGGAGGAACTGCTTAAACATCACCCTGCTGTGACACTGGAAAGGAAACAGGTACCGAACTAGAAACTATTGATTCATCAGCCACTGATATGTATGCGAGAACAAACACGGAGCTCTGACCTGCTCTCCTGTTGCCACCCCAATCCCGAGAGGAGCCAAAGCCTGCAGCaacaaagtcaaatatcttttaTCAGTCTTCAACCACGGATGGATTACTGAAGCGGCCTACTAGGTACAGACCCAGGGGACCGGCAGGCAAAGAAAAATTACCACAAAGATGTGAAATGACCACAAAAAggatgcaaaaaaaagaaattaaaaaaaacctatccagaaagagacacaaaacaactacaaagaatAACATAATtaccacaaagagatgcaaaatgacaacaaaaagagacacacaatgACTTGCGTTGTGTGTCTCTTTCCATCTTGCAACTATTTTGAAGGGGTGGGGGGCCTTTTACATGTCGTGCTCAGGGTGCCGCTTGTCTCATGGTCCGTCCACGTCTTCAACACAAAAACATGTGAGCAAGCTGGAAACTAACAGCGttatttttttcagtaacggagtaatcAAATGAATTACTTTTCCCATTGTTGCGACAccgttatcgttactgagaatgtaaagtggcgcgttactacaatttggttgaatgaagcgcgaggtgtcgggctttggctacacaccagctgcctggagagaacaggggggggaggggggatgatgacaccgttgcaaatgcgatgatgattggctgggtgggTGGATGTCCTGCTCACAATGTCTCACTGCAAGCTCcgactaccactaaacacagCACAGCGACAATGGCGACGAGCCAGGGAATTTCAAAAGGTAGTGTTTtcgaactggaagtaccggcatTACTTCTCCCTCATTaaaattaaaggcaagaatgtttatgtaacatgcgcgctatgcccaggaaaaaaaaaaaagttcctcaaGCAACTCTAATCATATGAAgcacctcacatcaacacatgctaacacgacacttgttgctgcttAATTTTgcacttgaattttattttcaatatttattttttatgttatttctATGCATATCATATAGCAGGCTGCAATCGATTGAGTTCAAATAAATACCTAaaatagcctactgtatatagtgtttttatgtaatgagttaatataaacatctttgacgttaaagatgttatagaacgtaatagcgttatagaacataaaaaaataacgtcagttactttgctgagtaattacttttacaatgtggtaactgagttactaacaattactttttgggagaagtaatttgtaatttgtaactgtaactaattacttttttaaagtaagatgaccaacactgttCCTTACCTTGGAAATA
The genomic region above belongs to Perca flavescens isolate YP-PL-M2 chromosome 22, PFLA_1.0, whole genome shotgun sequence and contains:
- the tyms gene encoding thymidylate synthase, which produces MSTKMPATSEIHTANGCKMEEQKQPAATAEEKKNFGVFCDERGYLDQIEYIMQHGRRKGDRTGTGVISVFGAQARYSLRDQFPLLTTKRVFWKGILEELLWFIKGSTNAKELSEKGVKIWEANGSRNFLDNLGFTEREEGDLGPVYGFQWRHFGAEYTNMHADYTGQGVDQLQKVIDTINKNPEDRRIIMCAWNPKDLPLMALPPCHALCQFYVCDGELSCQLYQRSGDMGLGVPFNIASYALLTYMIAHITGLKPGDFVHTLGDAHIYVNHIEPLKVQLQREIRPFPKLKILRKVESINDFRAEDFEICDYNPHPTIKMQMAV